In Carettochelys insculpta isolate YL-2023 chromosome 25, ASM3395843v1, whole genome shotgun sequence, one DNA window encodes the following:
- the POU2AF3 gene encoding POU class 2 homeobox associating factor 3: LVPEHSRLQFHAAAAAVSSFQNQCLLPAQPRQFPNCISCEENASYLEQLVDTYLQSELPMDPSLSAPQTSTHYNTDPFQSPPLCFNQNLVPGSPASSDLSGPLDCSYSPPQLPPFAPLNYSPASPLDSTNYGHPLEVCSDRHSHLEYSCSSSACHCSSCAPEHLDTFRVSEYFPYPSADCMDYPGTTAVADDFFRRDRNCDICYS, translated from the exons TTGGTTCCTGAACACTCGAGGTTACA GTTtcacgcagcagcagcagcagtgtccagtTTCCAGAACCAGTGTCTCCTCCCTGCACAG CCACGGCAGTTTCCAAATTGCATTTCCTGTGAAGAAAACGCAAGCTATTTGGAGCAACTCGTTGATACCTATCTGCAGTCAGAGCTGCCCATGGACCCGTCCCTCAGTGCTCCACAGACTTCCACCCACTATAACACAGACCCCTTCCAATCACCCCCTCTCTGCTTTAACCAGAACCTG GTTCCTGGGTCTCCTGCCTCATCTGACCTGTCCGGCCCCTTGGACTGTAGTTATTCCCCACCTCAGCTGCCTCCTTTTGCTCCACTCAACTACAGCCCTGCTTCTCCTCTAGACTCCACGAACTATGGCCATCCTTTGGAGGTGTGTTCTGACCGCCACTCCCATCTCGAGTacagctgctcctcctctgcctgTCACTGTTCatcctgtgccccagagcacttGGATACATTCCGAGTATCGGAGTATTTCCCCTACCCAAGTGCAGACTGTATGGACTATCCTGGCACCACGGCAGTGGCAGACGACTTCTTTAGAAGGGATAGAAACTGCGACATCTGCTACAGTTAA